Proteins encoded together in one Lysinibacillus sp. FSL K6-0232 window:
- a CDS encoding DUF4430 domain-containing protein, with product MKIFKKWWQLAFALLLAVSLVSPTASAAVLQPVNQEQQATTFDVTLSIDGLYGTTIVPETIEDVEAGTTALELLEQVLQDNNKPYVVTVHPVYGPYLESIDGLAAGSLNGWDGWVYTVNDISPTVGLGAYVLAPNDEVHVYYTTWAQLNTPSTVAVDDINPSVTVNLTGDLLNTGTASNLANWTIDTGTTALTAQSVTVNTSQQAVITFAGQAEEGTITITASANALFGNSASEPLEVDVQ from the coding sequence ATGAAGATTTTCAAGAAATGGTGGCAATTAGCGTTTGCCCTGCTTTTAGCAGTTTCGCTTGTATCACCAACAGCAAGTGCCGCAGTATTACAGCCTGTAAACCAAGAACAACAAGCAACAACATTTGATGTTACATTATCTATTGATGGTTTATACGGTACAACTATTGTGCCAGAAACAATTGAGGATGTTGAAGCAGGGACAACGGCGCTAGAGCTTTTAGAACAAGTACTACAAGACAATAACAAACCCTATGTAGTAACTGTTCATCCTGTGTATGGGCCATACCTTGAATCAATTGATGGACTGGCTGCAGGGAGCTTAAATGGCTGGGATGGCTGGGTATATACAGTAAATGATATTAGCCCAACAGTTGGCTTAGGTGCTTACGTATTAGCTCCGAATGATGAAGTTCATGTGTATTACACTACATGGGCTCAGCTAAACACGCCGAGCACAGTTGCTGTAGATGATATAAATCCATCTGTTACGGTAAATTTAACTGGTGATTTATTGAATACGGGGACTGCTTCGAATTTAGCAAATTGGACAATTGACACGGGTACAACAGCATTAACAGCTCAGTCTGTTACTGTGAATACAAGCCAACAAGCTGTTATTACATTTGCAGGTCAAGCGGAAGAAGGCACTATTACGATTACAGCCTCTGCTAACGCATTATTTGGTAATTCAGCAAGCGAGCCACTTGAAGTGGACGTCCAATAG
- the spoIIP gene encoding stage II sporulation protein P, with the protein MTLLKKLQWSFGILLFFFVLPVIAGQLPFNKQASTPTKQPEDKQVVFAATNLAEQNALEQTKEPEADADPFKVLVLFTHSHEAYEPIVKAASGKIATSHETINILSMQDKIVNHFNVNGLKTDVLNVDVMKELKQAGKGYHESYNVMRPHLSKHLETNSYDLILDLHRDSLKHDLTTVGYNGENYAKIAIVVGAEHANFRWNTAYAESLSSTLNAIVPKISKGVISKSGDGVDGRYNQDLAKQMMIVEIGGIGNTEEEVNRTIAVLGKAIAKAFVNDTKK; encoded by the coding sequence GTGACTTTGCTAAAAAAACTACAATGGTCATTTGGTATATTATTGTTCTTTTTCGTATTACCTGTCATTGCTGGGCAACTTCCGTTCAACAAGCAAGCATCGACTCCGACGAAACAACCAGAAGATAAACAAGTCGTGTTTGCCGCTACCAATTTAGCTGAACAAAATGCGCTTGAACAAACAAAAGAGCCTGAAGCAGATGCTGATCCCTTTAAAGTGTTAGTGTTGTTTACGCATTCACATGAAGCATATGAGCCAATCGTGAAAGCTGCAAGTGGTAAGATAGCGACCTCTCATGAAACAATTAATATTTTAAGCATGCAGGATAAGATTGTGAATCATTTTAATGTCAATGGCTTGAAAACGGACGTATTAAATGTAGATGTGATGAAAGAGTTAAAGCAAGCAGGCAAGGGCTATCATGAATCCTATAATGTGATGCGACCACATTTAAGTAAGCATTTAGAAACAAATAGCTATGATTTAATACTAGATTTACATCGTGATTCATTAAAACATGATCTTACAACAGTTGGGTATAATGGTGAAAACTACGCGAAAATTGCAATCGTTGTTGGTGCAGAGCATGCAAATTTCCGCTGGAATACTGCCTATGCTGAAAGCCTATCATCCACATTAAATGCCATTGTGCCAAAAATATCAAAAGGCGTTATTTCCAAAAGTGGTGATGGCGTTGATGGCCGCTACAATCAAGATTTAGCGAAGCAAATGATGATTGTAGAAATCGGTGGCATTGGTAACACAGAGGAAGAGGTCAATCGTACAATTGCTGTTTTAGGAAAGGCAATCGCCAAAGCATTTGTTAATGATACAAAAAAATAA
- the gpr gene encoding GPR endopeptidase translates to MKNVNWQRTDLIDESEEVVVHQTKEQKDKLKQSSGIQIEDRNAGRVKVTDVLVDAEGEQQIGKKEGQYITLSVPTLTLEDQDGFAQLEQELLVNFKKMHDALAWQEDDKILIVGLGNRTITPDAIGPYLIDHLHSLDVIDDKFVMYAPGVTGQTGYETGEFVAAIAERLQPKLIIVVDALATRASDRLCKTIQLTDTGIHPGSGVGNQRQEISYEMLGIPVTAIGIPTVVDAPVLIADAVETMLRSIAARVAERNKPSSKLSLSSWQPDIQQEVDMSLVQPIFGEWATWSREERQQLFEETFAGTRMQLMVTPKEADYWVDRYAKLVASMLMNWASDL, encoded by the coding sequence ATGAAAAATGTAAACTGGCAACGAACAGATTTAATTGATGAATCAGAAGAGGTCGTTGTCCATCAGACGAAAGAGCAAAAAGATAAGCTTAAACAATCGAGTGGCATTCAAATAGAAGATCGGAATGCTGGTCGTGTTAAAGTTACAGATGTGCTGGTGGATGCGGAAGGTGAACAGCAAATTGGCAAAAAAGAAGGTCAATATATTACACTTTCTGTCCCGACACTGACATTAGAAGATCAAGATGGCTTTGCACAACTTGAGCAGGAATTGCTTGTGAATTTCAAAAAAATGCATGATGCACTTGCTTGGCAAGAAGACGATAAAATTTTAATCGTTGGTTTAGGAAATCGTACCATCACACCCGATGCAATAGGTCCCTATTTGATTGACCATCTGCATAGCTTAGATGTCATTGACGATAAATTTGTTATGTATGCGCCGGGAGTAACAGGGCAAACAGGCTATGAAACAGGGGAGTTTGTCGCGGCTATTGCCGAACGTTTACAACCAAAGCTAATTATTGTAGTGGATGCACTTGCTACAAGAGCAAGTGATCGATTATGTAAAACAATTCAATTAACCGATACAGGCATCCATCCAGGCTCAGGGGTAGGTAATCAACGACAAGAAATTTCCTATGAGATGCTTGGTATTCCTGTGACAGCCATTGGTATCCCAACAGTGGTAGATGCACCTGTTTTAATTGCGGATGCTGTAGAAACAATGCTGCGCTCAATAGCTGCTCGTGTAGCTGAGCGCAATAAACCCTCTTCAAAGCTATCCTTATCCTCTTGGCAGCCAGATATTCAGCAGGAGGTGGACATGTCCTTAGTACAGCCTATTTTTGGAGAATGGGCAACATGGTCAAGAGAAGAACGTCAGCAACTGTTTGAAGAAACCTTTGCAGGCACACGTATGCAGCTAATGGTAACGCCAAAAGAAGCAGATTATTGGGTTGATCGCTATGCAAAATTAGTCGCTTCTATGCTAATGAATTGGGCAAGCGATTTATAA
- the rpsT gene encoding 30S ribosomal protein S20: MPNIKSAIKRVKVNEKANIANSQAKSAMRTTVKKAENAIATDAENKQELLQAAYKSLDKAASKGLIHKNAAARKKSRLAKKA; the protein is encoded by the coding sequence ATGCCAAACATTAAATCTGCCATTAAACGCGTAAAAGTGAACGAAAAAGCTAACATTGCTAATTCTCAAGCTAAGTCTGCAATGCGTACTACAGTGAAAAAAGCTGAAAATGCTATTGCTACTGACGCTGAAAACAAACAAGAACTTTTACAAGCAGCTTACAAATCTTTAGATAAAGCAGCTTCAAAAGGACTTATCCACAAAAATGCGGCGGCTCGTAAAAAGTCTCGCCTTGCTAAAAAAGCATAA
- the holA gene encoding DNA polymerase III subunit delta, whose amino-acid sequence MISTVWNTIKKRELAPVYLLVGEESYFIDETIKRLKEALGPEEELEMTIFDLDEVPVDVVIDEADTIPFFSERKLIIAKNASFLKAAEKGKEKIDHDVKRLEAWLTNPSDFSVTVFIAPYEKLDERKKVTKMMKAHALYVQAETPKEQDLAVWIQSIVKAAGNTIRQDAIEQLVAMVGTNMLQLQMEIDKLTLYLGEGGEITTPLVEELVAKTLEEDAFKMLNAYLANDAVGALTIYHDLLRQKQEPIMLVGLLASNVRTMSNVFYLLKKGYHPQQIAKNLKIHPYRVKLMVEQRHRPSEESLLRALYQLAEVDLQLKSTGGNRERYLELFLLRQL is encoded by the coding sequence ATGATTTCAACGGTTTGGAATACAATCAAAAAAAGAGAGCTTGCACCAGTCTATTTACTTGTCGGTGAAGAAAGCTATTTTATAGATGAAACAATCAAACGTTTAAAGGAAGCACTGGGGCCAGAGGAAGAGCTGGAAATGACAATATTCGATTTGGATGAGGTGCCTGTTGATGTCGTAATAGATGAAGCAGATACCATTCCTTTTTTCTCCGAACGCAAGCTTATTATTGCTAAAAATGCTTCGTTTTTAAAGGCAGCAGAGAAGGGCAAGGAAAAAATAGATCATGATGTGAAGCGACTAGAAGCATGGCTAACCAATCCATCAGATTTTTCCGTTACCGTGTTTATTGCCCCCTATGAAAAATTGGATGAACGAAAAAAAGTCACAAAAATGATGAAGGCACATGCTCTATATGTTCAAGCAGAAACGCCTAAGGAGCAGGATTTAGCTGTTTGGATTCAGAGTATTGTCAAGGCAGCGGGTAATACGATTAGACAGGATGCGATTGAACAGCTTGTGGCAATGGTTGGGACAAATATGCTGCAATTACAAATGGAAATTGATAAGCTAACACTCTATTTAGGGGAGGGTGGCGAAATTACGACCCCACTAGTGGAGGAGTTAGTAGCAAAAACATTGGAAGAGGATGCCTTTAAAATGCTCAATGCTTATTTAGCAAATGATGCTGTCGGTGCTTTAACGATTTATCATGATTTATTGCGCCAAAAGCAAGAGCCAATTATGCTTGTAGGATTGCTAGCCTCCAATGTTCGAACGATGTCGAATGTATTTTACTTATTAAAAAAGGGCTACCATCCACAGCAAATTGCGAAAAATTTAAAAATCCATCCATACCGTGTTAAGCTAATGGTTGAGCAGCGTCATCGGCCCTCAGAAGAAAGCTTACTAAGGGCATTGTATCAATTGGCTGAGGTTGATTTACAGCTTAAATCGACAGGTGGTAATCGTGAGCGCTATTTAGAACTTTTTTTATTGCGTCAGCTTTAA
- a CDS encoding YqzM family protein yields MNPFEGKNIQCRRNDAIDSGVGFGVSFGVFTVMFIIAIIVEFVSQ; encoded by the coding sequence ATGAATCCATTTGAAGGAAAAAACATTCAATGTCGACGTAACGATGCAATTGATTCTGGTGTTGGCTTCGGCGTATCATTTGGCGTTTTTACAGTTATGTTTATTATTGCAATTATCGTAGAATTTGTATCACAATAA
- a CDS encoding DNA internalization-related competence protein ComEC/Rec2: MHYLVKALKHKWIFVALAVLVASIAAHKAAGLLILLLLLALWLIWKEESRFLALLVIISGLLAYLFFVTYQLQKSSPLPSTFPLTWTSDYKIKGQKLRGFATTANGDKLYIVYTFTSAQEKAFYEQLSLAGMTFLAKGELSEPNPPAHAYAFSMTDYLVSKGATGIVDIHEWTYIEKQRSIRTSLATLRHSINMHIERTFPASLVAEAQALLIGLQDQVDEDLQRAYQKLGITHLFAISGLHVALLSWLFFESLLRLGVRKELATIALMVLLPLYGVLAGGAPSVWRAVSVVELIMILRAINWAIAMDDALAISVIGFVLLEPGVIFQIGFQLSYLATVSLIYSGVILKEIRNWLIRSFLITFVCQLLVYPLLLYHFYELSISSLLVNIIFVPLFSFVILPLNIVALGVTYVSLPLANRLFAVYEPLRTWLTKMIFAIQELPFQLWSPGRPPIWLIALAMLSVLMGFYFLETKQYRKFISTLAIPIIGIQLFPMLYKDTKITFLNVGQGDSIVIELPFRKAVYVIDAGGVLRFEQEQWKKADQPYEIGKQVVVPFLKGKGIRTIDIFIVTHADADHVEGAEEILQEIAMNEIHVTPSSLTEPIMADLLKEAKKQRVAVKERMQGMGWQQGETNFSYLWPEDTMYEGNNDSLVLLMRQKGFTALLTGDLEAEGEQRLIQHYGQRIRRITLLKAGHHGSKTSSSESFIELLQPQLTIFSAGLHNRYGHPHPDIVERFVSRNLATLTTGIDGTIEIRIRDNQWHVTAKEKDLVQ, encoded by the coding sequence GTGCATTATTTGGTAAAGGCATTAAAGCATAAATGGATATTTGTAGCACTTGCTGTACTTGTAGCGTCCATAGCGGCACACAAGGCAGCAGGGCTACTTATCTTGTTACTTCTTTTAGCATTATGGCTTATATGGAAGGAAGAAAGCCGTTTTCTTGCTCTATTGGTCATTATAAGTGGTTTACTAGCCTATCTATTTTTTGTAACCTATCAGTTACAAAAATCTTCCCCTCTTCCGTCAACCTTCCCTTTAACATGGACAAGCGACTATAAAATAAAAGGTCAAAAGCTGCGCGGTTTTGCTACAACAGCTAATGGCGACAAGCTTTATATTGTTTATACATTTACGTCAGCGCAGGAGAAAGCCTTTTATGAGCAGCTATCATTAGCAGGTATGACCTTTCTTGCAAAGGGTGAGCTATCTGAGCCTAATCCTCCTGCACATGCTTATGCATTTTCAATGACGGACTATTTAGTGAGTAAAGGAGCAACGGGTATTGTTGACATTCACGAGTGGACGTATATAGAGAAACAGCGTTCCATTCGTACATCTCTTGCCACACTTAGACATAGCATTAACATGCATATTGAAAGAACTTTTCCTGCATCACTTGTAGCGGAGGCACAGGCATTGTTGATTGGCTTACAAGATCAGGTGGATGAGGACTTGCAACGTGCCTATCAGAAGCTTGGTATTACTCATTTATTTGCAATTTCAGGGCTTCATGTAGCCTTGTTATCTTGGTTGTTTTTTGAAAGCTTGTTGCGATTAGGTGTGCGCAAAGAACTAGCAACAATTGCATTAATGGTGCTCTTGCCTCTTTACGGAGTTCTTGCAGGAGGTGCACCCTCTGTATGGCGTGCGGTTTCTGTTGTTGAATTAATCATGATATTGCGCGCTATCAACTGGGCAATTGCTATGGATGATGCACTTGCCATCAGCGTTATAGGCTTTGTTTTGCTTGAGCCGGGTGTTATTTTTCAAATTGGCTTTCAGCTTTCCTATTTAGCAACAGTTAGTCTTATTTATTCAGGTGTTATTTTAAAGGAGATAAGGAACTGGCTTATACGCTCCTTCCTTATTACATTTGTTTGTCAGCTTCTTGTTTATCCCCTATTGCTCTATCATTTTTATGAGCTTTCCATTTCGTCATTGTTAGTGAATATTATCTTTGTCCCACTGTTTTCCTTTGTGATCTTGCCTTTGAATATTGTGGCATTAGGTGTAACGTATGTATCGTTGCCACTAGCCAATAGACTATTTGCTGTCTATGAGCCATTACGCACATGGCTAACCAAGATGATTTTTGCTATACAGGAGCTACCATTTCAGTTATGGTCGCCGGGTAGACCACCTATCTGGCTTATTGCTTTAGCCATGTTAAGTGTACTTATGGGCTTTTATTTTTTAGAAACAAAGCAGTATAGAAAATTCATTAGTACATTGGCAATTCCAATTATAGGAATTCAGCTATTTCCTATGCTATACAAAGATACGAAAATTACATTTTTAAATGTTGGGCAAGGAGATAGCATTGTGATTGAGCTACCTTTTCGCAAAGCGGTCTATGTCATTGATGCTGGTGGTGTACTGCGCTTTGAGCAAGAGCAGTGGAAAAAGGCAGATCAGCCTTATGAGATAGGGAAGCAGGTTGTTGTACCATTTTTAAAGGGCAAAGGTATTCGAACGATTGATATTTTTATTGTGACACATGCTGATGCAGACCATGTGGAAGGGGCAGAGGAAATATTACAAGAGATTGCTATGAATGAAATCCATGTAACACCGAGCTCTCTTACCGAGCCTATTATGGCAGATTTATTGAAGGAAGCTAAAAAGCAGCGTGTTGCTGTAAAGGAGAGGATGCAGGGTATGGGCTGGCAGCAAGGGGAAACAAATTTTTCTTATTTATGGCCAGAAGATACTATGTATGAGGGAAATAATGATTCCCTTGTGCTATTGATGCGACAAAAAGGTTTTACAGCATTGCTGACAGGTGATTTAGAGGCAGAGGGTGAGCAGCGGCTTATACAACACTATGGTCAGCGAATACGTCGGATAACATTGTTAAAGGCAGGCCATCATGGTAGTAAAACATCGAGTTCTGAGTCTTTTATTGAGCTATTACAGCCTCAATTAACGATATTTAGTGCAGGGCTTCATAATCGCTATGGTCATCCTCATCCAGACATAGTCGAGCGCTTTGTGAGTCGAAATTTAGCAACATTAACAACGGGTATTGATGGTACGATTGAAATTCGCATTCGTGATAATCAATGGCATGTGACAGCGAAAGAAAAAGACCTTGTCCAATGA
- a CDS encoding ComE operon protein 2 — protein sequence MERITWDQFFMAQSHLLALRSTCTRLAVGATVVRDKRIIAGGYNGSITGDEHCIEKGCYVVDNHCVRTVHAEMNALLQCAKYGTPTRGADLYVTHFPCLPCTKSIIQAGIERVYYATDYKNNPYAQELLAKAGVEVVHVPFDERKIDFLSDEKLALYTDMLQELRESGVSAEKLLPYEQRVSALFGKGIKA from the coding sequence ATGGAGCGAATTACTTGGGATCAATTTTTTATGGCACAAAGCCATTTACTCGCATTACGTAGCACATGTACAAGGCTAGCAGTAGGCGCAACAGTAGTGCGTGATAAACGTATTATTGCAGGCGGCTATAATGGCTCTATTACAGGCGATGAGCATTGTATTGAAAAGGGCTGCTATGTGGTGGATAATCACTGTGTGCGTACAGTACATGCTGAAATGAATGCATTACTGCAATGTGCTAAATATGGTACGCCAACAAGAGGGGCAGATTTATATGTGACGCATTTTCCTTGTTTGCCATGTACAAAATCAATTATTCAAGCTGGGATTGAGCGTGTGTATTATGCAACAGATTATAAAAATAATCCATATGCTCAAGAGCTATTGGCAAAAGCAGGGGTAGAGGTTGTACATGTCCCATTTGACGAGCGCAAAATTGATTTTTTAAGCGATGAAAAACTAGCCTTGTATACAGATATGCTACAAGAGCTACGTGAGAGTGGTGTGTCAGCAGAAAAATTGTTGCCCTATGAGCAAAGGGTGAGTGCATTATTTGGTAAAGGCATTAAAGCATAA
- a CDS encoding helix-hairpin-helix domain-containing protein — translation MFQTLWQKYRKSMLFPSVLVVSGIFYFYFSNVNSSPPQEELIEQIQPIEEIKDTEPAEEAVEQQVFVDIKGAVMHPGVYELQPDQRIIDAVQLAGGYTQDADTQLINHAQKVQDEMVIYIPIKGEKLDDIASAILTMPVHGTAQTESNSKEQKININQADAAALTTLPGIGPSKAQSILAYREENGSFQTIEDMKNISGIGDKTFEKLKDLITVK, via the coding sequence ATGTTCCAAACCTTATGGCAAAAGTATAGAAAAAGTATGCTATTCCCCAGCGTACTAGTAGTCAGTGGCATTTTTTACTTCTATTTTTCAAATGTTAACTCTTCACCTCCCCAAGAAGAGCTTATCGAACAAATCCAACCTATTGAAGAAATCAAGGATACTGAACCTGCTGAGGAAGCGGTTGAGCAGCAGGTATTTGTAGATATAAAGGGCGCTGTCATGCATCCAGGTGTTTACGAGCTACAGCCAGATCAGCGCATTATCGACGCTGTACAGCTTGCAGGTGGCTACACACAGGATGCTGACACCCAGCTTATTAATCACGCGCAAAAAGTACAGGATGAAATGGTTATTTATATACCAATAAAGGGTGAGAAGCTAGATGACATTGCTTCTGCTATTTTAACAATGCCTGTACATGGAACAGCACAGACGGAGAGTAATAGTAAGGAGCAAAAAATCAATATCAATCAAGCAGATGCAGCAGCATTAACAACATTGCCTGGCATCGGTCCGTCTAAAGCTCAAAGCATTCTCGCTTATCGAGAGGAAAATGGTAGCTTCCAAACGATTGAGGATATGAAGAACATTAGTGGCATTGGTGATAAAACCTTTGAAAAGCTCAAGGATTTGATTACCGTAAAGTAA
- a CDS encoding class I SAM-dependent DNA methyltransferase: MSSYERFAYVYDKLQTDIPYNRYVDWVVQHAPSDQYPTLLDIGCGTGVLSLLFAQAGYQVSGLDLSEEMLSIAAARFANVGYSVPLYCMSMDELEGFEALDVVTIAIDSLNYIVEEQAVYTTLARIYNALRDGGQLFFDVHSLFKMTEIFLDGPFTYDDGDISYVWHTEPGDVEHSVIHQMTFYVRESASDLYERFDEEHIQRTFPVTQYMTWLRAIGFSDVEITADFTADAPEDDSERIFIRAVK; encoded by the coding sequence GTGAGTAGTTACGAACGCTTTGCATATGTTTATGATAAGCTACAAACTGATATTCCTTACAATCGTTATGTAGATTGGGTTGTACAGCATGCACCAAGCGATCAATATCCGACATTATTAGATATTGGTTGTGGTACGGGTGTACTAAGCTTGTTATTTGCACAGGCTGGCTATCAGGTCAGCGGACTTGATTTATCAGAGGAAATGCTATCCATTGCAGCAGCGCGCTTTGCAAATGTAGGATATAGTGTGCCGCTGTATTGTATGTCAATGGATGAGTTAGAAGGCTTTGAGGCGCTGGATGTTGTGACAATTGCGATTGACTCCCTCAATTATATTGTGGAGGAGCAGGCTGTTTATACAACATTAGCGCGTATTTATAATGCTTTACGAGATGGGGGTCAGCTATTTTTCGATGTCCACTCATTATTTAAAATGACTGAAATCTTTTTAGATGGGCCGTTTACATATGATGATGGTGATATTAGCTATGTATGGCATACAGAGCCTGGTGATGTTGAGCATTCTGTGATTCATCAAATGACCTTTTATGTACGAGAGTCTGCCAGTGATTTATACGAACGCTTTGATGAGGAGCATATTCAGCGAACTTTCCCAGTCACACAATATATGACTTGGCTTCGTGCAATTGGCTTTAGCGATGTGGAAATAACAGCAGACTTTACGGCTGATGCACCCGAAGATGACAGCGAGCGCATTTTTATTCGTGCAGTGAAATAA
- the rsfS gene encoding ribosome silencing factor: MTSTLLQATYKAIDDKHGEDIVVLNMQGISLLADYFIIAHGNSDRQVQAIARELQDIAEQQGYEIRRIEGFDAARWVLVDLGDVVAHIFHKDERAYYNLERLWGDAPQLDMPEA; encoded by the coding sequence ATGACTTCAACTTTATTACAAGCAACGTACAAAGCAATCGACGATAAACATGGTGAGGATATTGTCGTATTAAATATGCAGGGCATTTCTCTTTTAGCGGATTATTTTATCATTGCACATGGTAATTCAGATCGCCAAGTGCAAGCAATTGCTCGTGAATTACAAGATATCGCTGAACAGCAAGGCTATGAAATCCGCCGTATAGAGGGCTTTGATGCAGCTCGTTGGGTGCTTGTAGACTTAGGCGATGTAGTAGCGCATATATTCCATAAGGATGAGCGTGCTTATTATAATTTAGAGCGTCTATGGGGCGATGCACCGCAACTAGACATGCCAGAGGCTTAA
- the yqeK gene encoding bis(5'-nucleosyl)-tetraphosphatase (symmetrical) YqeK: protein MGREQYLAAIKPRMPEKRYIHTIGVMETAIELAQKYGEDVKKAETAAILHDIAKYADIEWMENIVRDQHLDARLLGWGSELLHGPVGAYIAQSEFGITDEELLNAIRFHTTGRAHMSRLEKIIFVADMIEPNRRFDGVDRLRKKAKKNLDKAVSACVRHTLAFLIDTKQPIYPLSIECYNDIMNREDSEG from the coding sequence ATGGGACGCGAGCAGTATTTAGCAGCGATTAAGCCAAGAATGCCTGAAAAACGTTATATTCATACAATCGGTGTAATGGAAACCGCAATCGAGTTAGCACAAAAGTATGGCGAAGATGTGAAAAAAGCCGAAACAGCCGCAATCCTCCATGATATTGCGAAATATGCAGACATTGAATGGATGGAGAATATCGTTCGTGATCAACATTTAGATGCAAGACTCCTTGGCTGGGGTAGTGAATTACTACACGGTCCAGTGGGTGCATATATCGCACAAAGTGAGTTTGGTATCACAGACGAAGAGCTGTTGAATGCTATTCGTTTCCATACAACAGGACGCGCTCATATGAGCCGTTTAGAAAAAATTATTTTTGTCGCAGATATGATTGAACCAAACCGTCGATTTGATGGTGTTGATCGTTTGCGAAAAAAGGCGAAAAAAAATTTGGATAAGGCGGTTAGTGCATGTGTACGCCATACATTGGCTTTTTTAATTGACACAAAGCAGCCCATTTATCCGTTATCAATAGAATGTTATAACGATATAATGAACAGAGAGGATAGTGAAGGATGA
- a CDS encoding nicotinate-nucleotide adenylyltransferase, with product MKRVGLLGGTFNPPHMGHLLMANEVYHALELDEIRFMPNAIPPHKHIHNDAGNIERLEMLKRAIQPFPYFSIEAYEVEKGGVSYSYKTLSALCRREPHVQFYFIIGGDMIDSLHTWYCIDELVKLVQFVGVKRPGTAAKTAYPICMVEVPQIDLSSTLIRQRLATGGTVTLLLPEAVEAYIREEGLYGTRAVFSSD from the coding sequence ATGAAACGGGTCGGTTTATTAGGGGGCACATTTAATCCACCGCATATGGGGCATTTATTGATGGCAAATGAGGTTTACCATGCGCTAGAGCTTGACGAAATCCGCTTTATGCCCAATGCCATCCCACCACATAAGCACATCCACAATGATGCTGGCAATATCGAACGGCTGGAAATGCTAAAGCGTGCCATTCAGCCATTCCCTTATTTTTCAATAGAGGCGTATGAGGTGGAAAAGGGCGGCGTATCCTATTCTTATAAAACGCTGTCAGCATTGTGCAGGCGAGAGCCACATGTGCAGTTTTACTTTATTATTGGTGGCGATATGATTGATTCACTTCATACCTGGTATTGTATCGATGAGTTAGTAAAGCTTGTGCAATTTGTTGGTGTAAAGCGTCCAGGGACAGCTGCTAAAACGGCGTATCCTATATGTATGGTGGAAGTGCCTCAAATCGATTTATCGTCCACACTGATTCGTCAACGTCTTGCAACTGGTGGAACCGTCACATTGTTACTACCAGAAGCAGTGGAAGCTTATATACGAGAGGAAGGTCTTTATGGGACGCGAGCAGTATTTAGCAGCGATTAA
- the yhbY gene encoding ribosome assembly RNA-binding protein YhbY — protein sequence MLTGKQKRFLRAEAHHLTPIFQVGKGGVNDEMTKQIREALEVRELIKVRILDNCEEDKHAVAEALAKGAHAELVQLIGLTVVLYKESRNHKKIVLPKAAK from the coding sequence ATGTTAACAGGTAAACAAAAACGTTTTTTACGTGCGGAAGCACACCATTTAACACCTATTTTCCAAGTGGGAAAAGGCGGCGTTAATGATGAAATGACAAAGCAAATTCGTGAGGCATTAGAAGTACGTGAGCTAATTAAAGTGCGTATTTTAGATAACTGTGAAGAAGATAAACATGCTGTTGCAGAAGCGCTTGCAAAGGGCGCACATGCAGAGCTTGTCCAATTAATTGGTCTTACAGTTGTTTTATATAAAGAATCACGCAATCATAAAAAGATTGTCTTACCAAAAGCAGCAAAGTAA